The DNA region AAAACTGAAGGAGGGAGAAGATGAACGCCGAAAAAAAGCTTTTCAAAAAAGCGAAAAAATGGAAGGATCCGTTACCTTTAAGGCACAAAAGACACAGTATCTTTGGTTTATTTTGCCCACTTTTGATGAAAGAGAAAATGCAGAAACAAAGAGAGAAAGACCTAAAGACACCATGCCTTTGGCGCCTTAAAGAAGCAGATCCTTCCCCCAGATTAAAAGGTTGAGAAGGAACATTGGTTAGATCTCATAGATCTGCATCATCATGACTTATCAAACCATGGAAGATACAATTGGTCAGCTCTAATAAGTTTAAGAAaatcaaatcaattttttaatcTTTAGAATTTGTAGTTTTACATGATAAGTATAGGCTTCAGTAACATTACCTAGACAAGTATAAACTTTTTTCCCATTTGAAAAGTGAAGCATTGGTTGGGTGGGAAGCCCCAAATTTGTGTGGAAAAAAATCTGAAAACTTCTTCCGAAGGCATGCCATCTCTTGACCAAGTTTTTTCTATCAACCAATAATTTCTAAATGTTCAAGAGTTGCCTTGAATAAATGTCAGCCTAAGAGTCCATAATGATATCTAGAATTGAACCTTCTTACTCTTGTATATTCATTTCTATTGTATTGATAATATTACAATCATCAAAATCAGAAGCAAGTGGacaaataaaataattttctTATTACTCGGTATTTTTACAAGGATCTTAACTATGGCATAGTACTATATACATCAAAGGCAAAATCAGAATCTCATATACAATTCCTTTGGATCAAGGGTACAGAAACAAACCCTATGCATAAATTACAGTGCAAATGGGATTGAGGGAGGTTGAACAATTGGTATCTTTGACATGGTTGCATTTTTAGTCAGCATACCTAAAGCCACACTGTCCTCCAAAATTACAGGGTTTACTTGCATGACTCTCtcaggtatgactttatcaccATCAACTTTAGCCAGCACCTCAAAATGCAACCTCACAGTCTCGGGCTTAGTCCTCCATTCTGAGAAACCCTCAAAGCTAATCCCATCTCCTTCTTTCAGCTTCTTCTCCGCCTGAAATCCTATCTTCACAAAAGTCTGAGCAGAAACGTCTGCCTTCAACAATCTGAAGGAACCATTTTCGTTAGCCTTAGGACCGAGCACGGAAGATAAGAGTTTCTCAAAACCCAACAAGTTGGCATTTGATCCATTTAGGGAGGCAAGAGGCCACAATGCAGTAAACTCGGTTGGAGTAAGGAGAGTCGGGGCTCCCTCTTGGAGATCGACGGTAGAAAGGGCGTCAATTAACTTGGCTTTTGATTGAGATGATAACTCCACAAGACCAGGTGCAAGAcgcttgagcttgagcttgttATTTGAAGAGGTTGATGCAGAGGAAGGGGCTTCAAGTGAAGTAGGACCAACAATGCGGAGTGAAAGAAGGGGATCACTCTTGCCAAGAGAAGCGTGGCGGAGATGCTCAGCCAAGGCGAGAAGTCCAGCAGCAAACCCATTCTGTGTTCGGTTCAAGGGCAGAGGTAAATTAAGAGGATGACGAAGACTCACTGATCTTGCACCTTTCACAGTAACCACTGCACCATCAGCCAAAACCACTTTCTTCAACACCCCAGCATCCACATCATGCTGCAAATACAAAATCAACATCAAGTCAATTTCACATTATCCACATCCAACTACACCATTTGAATTCAACTCCCTTACCCTATACAGTACACACATTTAATCTTCACCATATCACCAAAACAATTTTCTTTAACATATTCCAATCATAAATTTAGAGAATGAAATAAGTGTCACATAAGGTAATATATAATAACTGTATAATTGATGAAGACAGGTTCTAATCCGCCCCAACATATCAAATGTCTCTTATCATTATGATCAAATCTTCAAAGAATCAGAAACCATTATTGAATTTTTTAATGTAAATTGGCGCAAAACTACACAAATTAATCCTACATATCTCCATACAAAACATTATGAGTGTCAAAGCTAATAAAAAGACTAATAGCATGTTTGGTTTAGCTTTTCACCAATCAAACTCACGGTCAAATGCCACTCTGCCGTGATTTTCTAGAAGCTCCAAAAGGTAGCTTCTGTGTAAACGTGAAAAGCTACCGTGATTTTTTAAAATTCAACGTTAAACCAAACATACTATAAGTCTGCCTCTGGTTTAGCTTTTGGAAGAGCCAAAAGCAATTCTAGAGGTGTAAAATGGATTTTGAGGTGTTCTGAATTGATTGTGTCTCCCGATTCTACTTGAAGCTAGAATTTGTAGTTTTTAAGTGTAACCATGATTTTTACATTGAAATTTAATGTTCAACTCAATTTTGCATTAAGTTATTTAAACATAAATGACTTTATGTTCAAAACATTCAAGTCACTTTTAATCTGAATCAGTTTTATAAAATCAATTcacttaaaaaatcattttttttcaCGGCAAAACCAAACAATTTTATACATACAATACTCCAGGTGTTCTTGGTTAACCCTATTATTGTTTAATCAGTTAAATTAAACACATAGATATTATTTCTAAGTTAAAACCAAATATAAGAAAATGTCAATGAAATAGTTAAGGTATGCAATTATAAAGGGACTTACAGGGAGAGAAATTCTCATATCATTAGCATCCTGAATCCAAAGCTCCATGGGACCAGCAAGCTGAAACGGAGCCAAAACGGGTAATTCATTCCCGGAATCCTGTTTCTGAACCAACGCGTTTTGTTTCTCAGCCCGAAAAATCGGAAGATCAACATAATCCCAATGTTTGGTATCTTCAAGAAGCTTAAACGGAATAACCTTATTACCAATTTCAACATCGAATTGATATTCTATCGAATGTCCAACCTGAGCTTCTCTCGGATCAAATCCTGTAATCTTGATATCATCTTCTGGGGCAAACCCTAACCCTTTCACAATCGATTCCTTCAAATCCTGCACACACAAAATtgttaattatttaattattatttaattgaatttGGAAGAGAACGTGAAAGGGAATTATTACAGAAAAAGCCTTGGGATATGGAGGATTGGAGTCGGAAGCGAGTGATGAATTGAGGAGAAGAAAAGCGATTCCCAAGCAAATAAGCGAtttcatgatgatgatgatgattttacGAATCGAAATGGTTGAATGAacttgttttgtgtttttttttcgtttggttgattggaattggtttgagGAGTTACGAACGAAGGTAAATAATGGGTTCGGATTTTTGAGTGGAAGGTTCTCGTGTGATGACGTGGACCAATCAGAATGGAGAAAGTTATTTGAGAAAGGATTTGATTGGTTCAGATTCGTAGAGAGAGAGAGGCGCGTGGAAAGTGGAAAAAAGGGAAGGCTTAATTTTGGGAAGTGCTAATTACGCGCCTTTGATATCGGTGTGAAATGTTGTTATCCACGAAAATGTAATGCCATACGACGACGTTTTGTTGTATtccaaaatcataaaaaaaatgaaattatGAAAAACAGAATGGCTTCGCCCGGACTCGAACCGGAGACCTTCAGTGtgttagactgacgtgataaccaactacaccacgaaACCTTTTTATgttaacttgtttactttaaaTTATTTATAGTAA from Lathyrus oleraceus cultivar Zhongwan6 chromosome 1, CAAS_Psat_ZW6_1.0, whole genome shotgun sequence includes:
- the LOC127083674 gene encoding uncharacterized protein LOC127083674; translated protein: MKSLICLGIAFLLLNSSLASDSNPPYPKAFSDLKESIVKGLGFAPEDDIKITGFDPREAQVGHSIEYQFDVEIGNKVIPFKLLEDTKHWDYVDLPIFRAEKQNALVQKQDSGNELPVLAPFQLAGPMELWIQDANDMRISLPHDVDAGVLKKVVLADGAVVTVKGARSVSLRHPLNLPLPLNRTQNGFAAGLLALAEHLRHASLGKSDPLLSLRIVGPTSLEAPSSASTSSNNKLKLKRLAPGLVELSSQSKAKLIDALSTVDLQEGAPTLLTPTEFTALWPLASLNGSNANLLGFEKLLSSVLGPKANENGSFRLLKADVSAQTFVKIGFQAEKKLKEGDGISFEGFSEWRTKPETVRLHFEVLAKVDGDKVIPERVMQVNPVILEDSVALGMLTKNATMSKIPIVQPPSIPFAL